In one window of Drosophila innubila isolate TH190305 chromosome 2L unlocalized genomic scaffold, UK_Dinn_1.0 4_B_2L, whole genome shotgun sequence DNA:
- the LOC117781857 gene encoding serine hydroxymethyltransferase, cytosolic-like encodes MVRSVASGSLPQKLQRCILATISYKHHTVTRAHSCLFRKQTNVFQFSPSITIRCSSESGVNKADQKMLQTPLIESDPELAKIIMKEKKRQIEGLEMIASENFTSLAVLESLGSCLTNKYSEGYPGKRYYGGNQYIDQVESLAQSRGLSLFNLDESKWGINVQPYSGSPANLAVYTGVLRPHDRIMGLDLPDGGHLTHGFFTATKKISATSIFFESMPYKVNPKTGIIDYDKLADAANSFRPNIIIAGISCYSRLLEYKRFREICDDVGAYLMSDMAHVAGLVAAEQIPSPFEFSDIVTTTTHKTLRGPRAGVIFFRKGLRSTKENGEQVMYDLEDRINQAVFPALQGGPHNNAIAGIATTFKQAKSPEFKAYQSQVIKNAKTLSNDLIELGYTVATGGTDVHLVLVDVRPAGLTGAKAELILEEVGIACNKNTVPGDKSAMNPSGIRLGTPALTTRGLVEQDIEQVVRFIDEALKIAGEASKAAKGPEMAEFVNTLNENCGIRKRIKELHHCVVQFSSTFPLPGQKLL; translated from the exons ATGGTTCGGTCAGTGGCATCTGGCAGCCTGCCCCAGAAGCTGCAACGGTGTATACTTGCAACGATCTCTTACAAACATCACACTGTTACAAGAGCCCACAGCTGTTTGTtcagaaaacaaacaaatgtctTCCAATTTTCTCCGTCAATCACGATCAGATGCAGTTCTGAATCTGGCGTAAATAAGGCTGATCAAAAAATGCTTCAGACCCCATTGATAGAGAGCGATCCCGAGCTCGCCAAGATCATAATGAAGGAGAAGAAGCGTCAGATTGAGGGACTCGAGATGATCGCCAGCGAGAACTTTACCTCATTGGCGGTACTGGAAAGTTTGGGATCGTGTTTGACCAACAAATACTCGGAGGGTTATCCGGGCAAACG GTACTACGGTGGGAATCAGTACATTGATCAGGTTGAATCCTTGGCCCAGAGTCGAGGACTAAGTCTATTTAATCTGGACGAGAGCAAATGGGGCATCAATGTGCAGCCGTATTCGGGCTCTCCGGCCAATTTGGCTGTCTATACGGGCGTACTGCGCCCCCACGATCGTATAATGGGATTGGACCTGCCCGATGGCGGACACTTGACGCATGGATTCTTCACTGCCACCAAGAAGATCTCGGCCACATCTATATTTTTCGAGAGCATGCCCTACAAGGTGAATCCCAAGACGGGTATCATCGACTATGATAAACTGGCGGATGCTGCAAATTCATTCCGTCCTAATATTATCATTGCGGGCATTTCGTGTTACTCGCGACTGTTGGAGTACAAACGCTTCCGAGAGATCTGTGATGATGTTGGTGCTTATCTGATGTCGGATATGGCACATGTGGCTGGTTTGGTTGCCGCCGAGCAGATACCCTCACCGTTTGAGTTCTCCGACATTGTGACAACCACAACGCACAAAACACTTCGTGGTCCGAGAGCAGGCGTCATCTTCTTCCGCAAGGGATTGCGATCAACGAAAGAGAATGGCGAGCAGGTCATGTACGATCTGGAAGATCGCATCAACCAGGCTGTATTCCCGGCCTTGCAGGGTGGACCCCATAACAATGCTATTGCTGGTATTGCCACCACCTTCAAGCAGGCCAAATCGCCCGAGTTTAAGGCGTATCAATCGCAGGTCATCAAGAATGCCAAGACATTGTCCAATGACCTGATCGAATTGGGCTACACGGTGGCCACTGGCGGCACCGATGTCCATCTAGTCCTGGTCGATGTACGACCCGCGGGACTGACTGGCGCCAAGGCTGAGCTCATTCTCGAGGAGGTGGGAATTGCCTGCAACAAGAATACCGTACCTGGGGACAAGTCCGCAATGAATCCTTCCGGCATTCGTCTGGGCACGCCAGCACTGACCACACGTGGTCTTGTGGAACAGGACATCGAACAGGTTGTCCGGTTTATCGATGAGGCCCTCAAGATTGCCGGCGAGGCTAGCAAGGCAGCGAAAGGCCCCGAGATGGCTGAATTTGTGAATACCCTGAATGAGAATTGTGGGATTAGGAAGAGGATCAAGGAGCTGCATCACTGTGTCGTCCAGTTCAGCTCCACTTTCCCTCTGCCcggtcaaaagttgttgtag
- the LOC117780788 gene encoding uncharacterized protein LOC117780788 — translation MVDRYYGSYEAISIQSQVTVSSKSTSSLSNQEPVHITHEMVENLYCPDDRYDPSMQSTLSALQSVPTPAVSEAGDIDFIISQETINYEDDEVLVNCKHQMMIIYDGGDLNCALHFLTESLVNPFACNAVATVLVEERLREDFVQRVEAQMRPMKPAVSYHPKFRATLENLKKLNLETIKTKTDYPDISPILVFDCQHSQLGDGTTGVICLHTFRSALEAIEICGKDSRLYATTSIWNESIEDLYQLVVSLNCPTFFFNCSHVTLQPIAQSLAETKNDACVVDGFHYETLQINDEMKTIVFPIGAHLAQISTESNVTVAPISYLNE, via the coding sequence ATGGTGGACAGATACTACGGTAGTTACGAAGCCATTTCGATACAATCACAGGTTACGGTATCATCCAAATCCACATCCTCACTTTCGAACCAGGAACCTGTACACATAACACACGAAATGGTGGAGAATCTGTATTGCCCTGATGATCGCTATGATCCTAGTATGCAATCGACTCTTTCGGCACTTCAGAGTGTTCCAACTCCCGCAGTTTCGGAGGCTGgagatattgattttattatatcccaagaaacaataaattatgaggatgatgaagttttagtaaattgcAAGCATCAAATGATGATTATCTATGATGGAGGTGATCTCAATTGTGCCCTGCACTTCCTCACCGAATCCCTGGTGAATCCCTTCGCTTGCaatgctgttgcaactgtcCTTGTGGAGGAGCGTCTAAGGGAGGACTTCGTGCAACGTGTTGAGGCACAAATGAGACCCATGAAGCCAGCTGTGTCATATCATCCAAAATTTCGGGCAACGCTGGAGAAtctgaaaaaattaaacttggaAACGATAAAAACCAAGACTGATTATCCAGATATTAGTCCAATTCTTGTCTTCGATTGCCAGCACAGCCAACTGGGCGACGGAACAACAGGTGTGATCTGTTTGCACACCTTTCGGTCTGCGTTGGAGGCCATAGAGATTTGTGGCAAGGACAGTCGACTCTATGCCACAACTTCCATTTGGAATGAGTCTATAGAGGACCTGTATCAACTGGTGGTTTCCCTCAATTGTcccacattttttttcaattgcagtCATGTCACCTTGCAACCAATTGCTCAATCCCTGGCGGAAACTAAGAATGATGCGTGTGTCGTTGATGGTTTTCACTACGAGACTCTGCAAATTAATGATGAAATGAAGACCATTGTATTCCCCATTGGAGCTCATCTTGCCCAGATATCGACAGAGTCAAATGTCACAGTTGCTcccatttcatatttaaatgaataa